Part of the Candidatus Moraniibacteriota bacterium genome is shown below.
TTAATCATCTCACCTTTCTTTTTCTTGAAATATTCTTTTTCAGCCTTTGTGGAAGCAATGGAAATAGTGTCACCAACACGCACTTCCGCCGATGGAATCGACAGGAGTTTCCCATTAACCCGAAAGGCTCGGTGAGAAACAAGCTGACGAGCAAGTGCTCTCGATGAGGCAAATCCGAGACGATACACAGCGCTGTCGAGCCGCATTTCCAAACGAGCAAGCAAGAGATCGCCAGCAACACCCTTTCTGCGACTCACATCTTCATAGTGTTTGCGGAATTGTTTCTCCAAGACGCCATAAATTCGCTTGATGCGCTGCTTCATGGCAAGCTGCTTGCCATATTCGCTCTGC
Proteins encoded:
- the rpsD gene encoding 30S ribosomal protein S4, with product MARNLDKCKLCRRAGEKLFLKGERCFSPKCAMVRKAYAPGVHGKTVSRGQSEYGKQLAMKQRIKRIYGVLEKQFRKHYEDVSRRKGVAGDLLLARLEMRLDSAVYRLGFASSRALARQLVSHRAFRVNGKLLSIPSAEVRVGDTISIASTKAEKEYFKKKKGEMINKKDVPQWLELDAATMSGKVIGVPTRTDIGIHVDPQAVVEYYSK